AGTTTTCATCAACTAAAGCGGCATTATTAGTTCTATTGCTGAATAATCAACTTTTCTGATATTGTTCTTGCACCATAATAAAGCGTGGCTATGTATATTCCGTTGGGCAGATGATGCAGGTCAACGCTTTCTTTCTTATAACTGCTCAATGTGCCGGTATAAACAGTTTGATTAAGGACATTATAAATTTTTAGGTCAGCATTTTTTCTCGGAATTCCTTTAACCTCGAATGTAAAATTACCGGAAGACGGATTTGGATAAATATTAAAATAAACAGGATTATTTATTTCAGGATGATTAAGCCCGGTAACTACATTACCTGTGCTATCAGTTTTTATTATGTATGCTTTAGAGCCAGTACTTCCAAATGTTTGACCAGAAATTATGTAACCACCATCTTTCGTTTGTCTGACAAATGTACCTAAAGCACCCGGGGGCGAACCAAATTGTTTTGTCCAAAGAGTATCGCCATTAGTATCCGCCTTTAAAAGAAATAAATATCCGGTTGGTGGATTACCATTTACAATTCTGCCTGTTGCAATGTAGCCGCCATCTGTAGTTTGAAAAATACTGTATGCGCTACAACTTATAATGCCACCATAGTTTTTAGTCCACAACGTATCGCCCACTGAATCCGTTTTAATTAAATAAACATTGTCTTTAGATATTGCAGGATAATACGTGTAACCGGCAATTATAAAACCACTGTCAGTAGTTTGCTGTACAGACATTGCTGCCTCCTGAGTAGA
This is a stretch of genomic DNA from Bacteroidia bacterium. It encodes these proteins:
- a CDS encoding T9SS type A sorting domain-containing protein — protein: NGGEVLVTKLDSIGTIEWVKTFDGPGAEGGTYIEQLPDSGYIVNALYDGGLYSKSWLLRLDANGDSLWTKVFSAGVGGTQVYFGNSLATLNNSIYGLTGSFQPVPITILSPYFIGTLSNGILVANKVYNYSVYSSESRAINKTIDNGFIMAGGIQTSSSTYDAYLLRINAYGDTLWTRTYDNSTQEAAMSVQQTTDSGFIIAGYTYYPAISKDNVYLIKTDSVGDTLWTKNYGGIISCSAYSIFQTTDGGYIATGRIVNGNPPTGYLFLLKADTNGDTLWTKQFGSPPGALGTFVRQTKDGGYIISGQTFGSTGSKAYIIKTDSTGNVVTGLNHPEINNPVYFNIYPNPSSGNFTFEVKGIPRKNADLKIYNVLNQTVYTGTLSSYKKESVDLHHLPNGIYIATLYYGARTISEKLIIQQ